GGCAGGAAACTTATTCGGGAGGAAGACGCCCCATGCGCCAATTAAAAGGGATTAAAATATTACTCGTAGATGACGAGCCACATATCTTGGAGTTTCTGGAATTAGGTTTAACGAATGAAGGCTTTGAAGTGATGACAGCATCGGATGGGCTTTCAGCCATTACGACATGCAATAAATTTCAGCCGCATATTGCGATTTTGGACGTGATGATGCCGGGTATGGACGGATTTGAAGTATGCCGCATGATTAAGAAGACGGAGAATGTCGCCGTCATCATGCTGACTGCCAAGGATGAAGTGGATGATCGGGTGAAGGGACTCACGCTGGGCGCGGACGATTACATGGTCAAACCGTTTAGCTTTGAGGAATTGCTTGCCAGGATCTATGCCCGGATTCGCAATCATTTTCCCAACTTGTTCGGTGAGGTTGTCATCGGACCTCTGCGAATGGATGACCGCCGGAAGGAAATCAGCTTGCACGATAAAGTGCTGGAGCTATCGCCAACTGAATATGAGTTGCTTAAATTTATGGCGATTAACCACGGGCTTGTGCTCAGCAAATCGATGATCCTCGATAAAGTCTGGGGTTACGATTTCGGAGGCGAAGAAAATATTGTCGAGGTGTACATCCGCTCCTTGCGCGATAAGCTGGGA
Above is a genomic segment from Paenibacillus sp. HWE-109 containing:
- a CDS encoding response regulator transcription factor, which encodes MRQLKGIKILLVDDEPHILEFLELGLTNEGFEVMTASDGLSAITTCNKFQPHIAILDVMMPGMDGFEVCRMIKKTENVAVIMLTAKDEVDDRVKGLTLGADDYMVKPFSFEELLARIYARIRNHFPNLFGEVVIGPLRMDDRRKEISLHDKVLELSPTEYELLKFMAINHGLVLSKSMILDKVWGYDFGGEENIVEVYIRSLRDKLGDKEHKLIRTIRGAGYRMDLT